From the Mytilus trossulus isolate FHL-02 unplaced genomic scaffold, PNRI_Mtr1.1.1.hap1 h1tg000085l___fragment_1__unscaffolded, whole genome shotgun sequence genome, one window contains:
- the LOC134699816 gene encoding CD166 antigen homolog: MPVIIFTFSVIISAGYAQFVTEGNNQTDQVHRRIGDETILYCPRSADDSSLTWLGPPNLIPYTDGKQINNDLRKSDRLEITGNHSEGEFNLQIVNITIEDEGLYRCSVIVNGSPREYDTELKIERLPTDLTIINMSNAHQLFGIEHTELILTCSVRRGNPVEILQWTRNGINIQNQNVSLLFSKDNVSEISILQYSFVLSREHQQDKFTCSAESSITKEPLSKTVNINVYYKPAIVAELYPSNEVTEGSDISMQCNADANPEVQKYTWQKYDHVVAIVSVYNITKIDRSQAGEYTCSGYNDLGDSSHKINISVLCDMKKV, from the exons ATGCCTGTAATAATATTCACATTTTCCGTTATTATATCTGCAGGATATGCACAATTTGTTACTGAAG GAAACAATCAGACAGATCAAGTTCATCGTCGAATCGGAGATGAAACAATACTGTATTGTCCTAGGAGTGCAGATGATTCTTCATTGACGTGGCTCGGACCACCTAATCTTATTCCATATACTGatggtaaacaaataaataatgatcTAAGGAAAAGTGATCGATTAGAAATTACCGGAAATCATTCAGAGGGAGAATTCAATCTACAAATTGTTAATATTACAATTGAAGACGAAGGGCTATACAGGTGTAGTGTTATTGTAAATGGATCTCCTCGTGAATATGATACAgaattaaaaatagaaa gatTGCCTACAGATCTGACTATAATCAATATGTCAAACGCACACCAACTATTTGGTATTGAACACACTGAGTTAATTTTAACTTGTTCAGTCAGAAGGGGAAATCCTGTTGAAATATTACAATGGACGCGGAACGGCATCAACATTCAGAACCAAAATGtgtcattattattttcaaaagataaCGTTTCAGAAATATCAATCCTTCAGTATTCATTTGTACTCTCCAGGGAACACCAGCAGGATAAATTCACATGCTCAGCAGAAAGTTCAATTACCAAGGAACCACTCTCCAAAACAGTGAACATTAATGTGTATT ataaacctGCTATTGTAGCTGAATTGTATCCCTCTAATGAGGTGACAGAAGGCTCGGATATCTCAATGCAATGTAATGCTGATGCTAATCCTGAAGTACAGAAATACACATGGCAAAAGTATGACCATGTGGTTGCAATTGTTTCtgtttataatataacaaaaatagatCGATCACAAGCTGGGGAATACACATGTTCTGGATATAATGATCTTGGTGACAGTTCACACAAAATCAACATATCAGTACTTT gtgatatgaaaaaagtCTAA
- the LOC134699799 gene encoding uncharacterized protein LOC134699799 has product MSFFGQHIRYINGSANGELIFPLNFSDQDRGIYTCKAENGILDTEGNLYQHGSASFDSGGLPVFVDRNKNVQYGLYHKIATLTLFIKSIPKYDRLCCSTNQWKLCKENHLNYFQERSAVFRDTVYGVNALVDGYQIMFVTPPLESSDFTNYTFEAANSFGVARYTIHLRDKGNSSNKTEPTASTGKSYMPYVFLIGGFVIVLSVTHLCSWYFRKHYKKTVITEEVPNVTSANYITQAGEHYEEINLSQEIESQLEKDNDRSFSCIAENAASVNDEKVDVDVLDEDLHCQQFNTVVSRNQYEKLNNVQTDNPEHAYRGTRSSETFLKIF; this is encoded by the exons ATGTCATTTTTTGGTCAACACATTCGTTACATCAATGGTTCAGCCAATGGTGAATTGATATTCCCATTAAATTTCAGTGATCAGGACAGGGGAATTTATACATGCAAAGCTGAAAATGGTATTCTAGACACAGAAGGAAATTTATATCAACACGGTTCTGCATCTTTTGATTCTGGAG GATTACCAGTGTTTGttgatagaaataaaaatgtacaatatggATTATACCACAAGATTGCTACCCTTACCTTGTTCATTAAAAGCATTCCAAAATATGACAGATTATGTTGTTCTACAAATCAATGGAAACTTTGCAAAGAGAATCACCTTAATTATTTTCAAGAGAGAAGTGCAGTTTTTCGAGACACAGTATATGGTGTTAATGCGCTGGTTGATGGATACCAAATTATGTTTGTGACTCCTCCGTTAGAAAGTTCAGATTTCACAAATTATACATTTGAAGCTGCAAACTCTTTTGGAGTAGCTCGTTATACCATACATTTAAGAGACAAag GTAATTCGTCTAACAAAACTGAACCAACTGCGTCAACcg GAAAATCGTACATGCCATACGTCTTTCTAATCGGGGGATTTGTTATAGTTTTATCAGTTACTCATCTCTGCAGTTGGTACTTCcgaaaacattataaaaagacTGTAATAACAGAGGAAGTACCGAATGTAACATCTGCCAATTACATTACGCAAGCTGGGGAACACTATGAAGAGATTAATTTGAGCCAGGAAATAGAATCTCAACTTGAAAAAGACAATGATAGAAGTTTCAGTTGTATTGCTGAAAACGCTGCCTCGGTTAATGATGAGAAAGTAGACGTAGACGTTTTAGATGAAGACCTGCATTGCCAACAATTTAACACTGTTGTATCCAGAAATCAATATGAAAAGCTGAATAATGTGCAAACAGACAATCCTGAGCATGCCTATCGCGGCACAAGATCAAGTGAAAcctttttgaaaatcttttga
- the LOC134699727 gene encoding uncharacterized protein LOC134699727 isoform X2, with the protein MNRRWSIRRNIHGITLNGISRYPYKYSEHMDKKIGVSTLRIHNFSLHDVNIIYECAYGFLIDRKMLILSKFKFEKHPQSLLKATVETDTECTCRGNVTLENVFPQPYCKSTLNKKDVTLPYFQVNTEKRGLFFTTDIKLVYTHRDDVEMGKWIVVCDVGSKRIVVINETMNCTLNGTMETRIDIQRVAGILSVCFLMSIPFMCLMYVLSKNNNTKLLALLHNCYQKKRQGPKDSLKQHRKTDEEMALQNDVEGVT; encoded by the exons ATGAACCGAAGATGGTCGATTCGAAGAAACATTCATGGAATTACATTGAACGGTATATCAAGATATCCATATAAATATAGTGAGCATATGGATAAGAAGATTGGTGTATCAACGTTACGAATTCACAATTTTAGCTTACATGACGTAAATATCATTTACGAATGTGCATATGGGTTTTTGATTGACAGAAAGATGCTCATACTAtctaaattcaaatttgaaa AACATCCTCAAAGTCTTCTGAAAGCAACAGTTGAGACCGACACAGAATGTACTTGCAGAGGAAATGTTACCTTAGAAAATGTTTTTCCTCAACCATATTGTAAATCTACTTTGAAT AAAAAGGACGTAACGTTACCATATTTTCAAGTTAACACAGAAAAACGTGGGTTATTTTTTACTACTGATATTAAGCTGGTCTATACACATAGAGACGATGTTGAAATGGGAAAATGGATTGTTGTTTGTGATGTAGGGAGTAAACGGATTGTTGTAATTAACGAAACGATGAACTGTACTTTAAACG GTACAATGGAAACCAGAATTGATATACAACGAGTAGCTGGAATTCTTTCTGTTTGCTTTTTGATGTCTATTCCATTTATGTGTTTAATGTACGTTCTCTCTAAGAACAACAACACGAAATTATTAGCACTCCT acaTAATTGCTATCAGAAGAAGAGGCAAGGGCCAAAAGATTCATTAAAACAACACCGGAAGACAGACGAAGAAATGGCATTACAAAATGATGTAGAAGGGGTAACATGA
- the LOC134699727 gene encoding uncharacterized protein LOC134699727 isoform X1 has protein sequence MIIGMIYMYLLYALVCSSVTSTSGETLSWKLDTVPAVFGEDVQLSCFISNYTSRANMNRRWSIRRNIHGITLNGISRYPYKYSEHMDKKIGVSTLRIHNFSLHDVNIIYECAYGFLIDRKMLILSKFKFEKHPQSLLKATVETDTECTCRGNVTLENVFPQPYCKSTLNKKDVTLPYFQVNTEKRGLFFTTDIKLVYTHRDDVEMGKWIVVCDVGSKRIVVINETMNCTLNGTMETRIDIQRVAGILSVCFLMSIPFMCLMYVLSKNNNTKLLALLHNCYQKKRQGPKDSLKQHRKTDEEMALQNDVEGVT, from the exons ATGATTATCggtatgatatacatgtatttattgtatGCCCTGGTGTGTTCCTCTGTGACAAGCACATCAG GTGAAACACTTTCATGGAAATTGGACACAGTACCAGCGGTTTTTGGAGAAGATGTTCAATTATCATGCTTCATTTCTAACTATACAAGTAGGGCAAATATGAACCGAAGATGGTCGATTCGAAGAAACATTCATGGAATTACATTGAACGGTATATCAAGATATCCATATAAATATAGTGAGCATATGGATAAGAAGATTGGTGTATCAACGTTACGAATTCACAATTTTAGCTTACATGACGTAAATATCATTTACGAATGTGCATATGGGTTTTTGATTGACAGAAAGATGCTCATACTAtctaaattcaaatttgaaa AACATCCTCAAAGTCTTCTGAAAGCAACAGTTGAGACCGACACAGAATGTACTTGCAGAGGAAATGTTACCTTAGAAAATGTTTTTCCTCAACCATATTGTAAATCTACTTTGAAT AAAAAGGACGTAACGTTACCATATTTTCAAGTTAACACAGAAAAACGTGGGTTATTTTTTACTACTGATATTAAGCTGGTCTATACACATAGAGACGATGTTGAAATGGGAAAATGGATTGTTGTTTGTGATGTAGGGAGTAAACGGATTGTTGTAATTAACGAAACGATGAACTGTACTTTAAACG GTACAATGGAAACCAGAATTGATATACAACGAGTAGCTGGAATTCTTTCTGTTTGCTTTTTGATGTCTATTCCATTTATGTGTTTAATGTACGTTCTCTCTAAGAACAACAACACGAAATTATTAGCACTCCT acaTAATTGCTATCAGAAGAAGAGGCAAGGGCCAAAAGATTCATTAAAACAACACCGGAAGACAGACGAAGAAATGGCATTACAAAATGATGTAGAAGGGGTAACATGA